Proteins encoded within one genomic window of Flavobacterium gilvum:
- a CDS encoding response regulator, with translation MSDKIRVILADDHVFVRDGIKSLLENEANITVVGEATDGLEALSLIDSLQPDLMILDIRMPNMTGIEVVEQLRGKNNFVKIVMLSMHESEEYVLKSIQAGADGYLLKGSSKEEFLKALHTVSNGGKYFSGDISSILIGQLTNPGLTPEPKQPLGEEQLITKREKEILKLLLSGKGNKEIAEALDISKRTAEVHRFNLMKKLKVKNLMELSNKASEYSLL, from the coding sequence ATGAGTGACAAAATTCGAGTAATTCTTGCAGATGACCACGTATTTGTAAGAGACGGTATAAAATCGTTATTAGAAAACGAAGCAAACATCACTGTAGTGGGTGAAGCCACAGACGGTCTAGAAGCCTTGTCTTTAATAGACAGCCTTCAGCCCGATTTAATGATTCTTGATATACGTATGCCAAATATGACCGGAATTGAAGTTGTAGAACAACTTAGAGGCAAAAACAATTTCGTAAAAATCGTAATGCTTTCAATGCACGAATCCGAGGAATACGTATTGAAATCAATCCAAGCCGGTGCCGACGGATACTTACTAAAAGGTTCCAGCAAAGAAGAATTCCTGAAAGCACTTCATACTGTTTCTAATGGAGGTAAATATTTCAGCGGTGACATTTCGTCTATATTAATTGGTCAATTAACCAATCCAGGCTTGACACCTGAACCCAAACAACCTTTGGGAGAAGAACAATTAATCACCAAAAGGGAAAAAGAAATTCTAAAACTCTTGCTTAGCGGAAAAGGAAACAAGGAAATTGCCGAAGCTTTGGACATCAGCAAAAGAACCGCCGAAGTTCACCGTTTCAATCTGATGAAAAAACTGAAAGTTAAGAATCTAATGGAGCTTTCCAATAAAGCGTCTGAGTATTCTCTTCTATAA
- a CDS encoding MFS transporter gives MSTTNSLSVSHRILFLNTLAFTVCFACWTLNGVLVTFLVDNGIFKWDVVQVGWLLGIPILTGSIMRLPIGILTDKFGGKYVFSLLLLLCSIPLFLLPFADSFFMFALLSFLFGMVGTSFAVGIGFTSIWYPKEWQGRALGIFGMGNAGAAITTFLAPSLLNQFSIDDPQNGWKLLPVLYGATLVIIGIIFLIFTKNKKNENQTKSVPQMLQSLKCARVWRFGAYYFLVFGCFVAYSQWLLPNFMNVYQTSLVMGGLFATMFSLPSGVIRAFGGFLSDKFGARKVMYWVLSSSVILSALLMVPKMDISTSGPGVMATKKGIITAVSSTLVKVGEKEFPIITKVNKPIENTIFPTRNSWQQVVVSENQEVKKKELIAKGITDIHFSANMWVYLVLVILIGISWGIGKAAVYKHIPEYFPTEVGVVGGMVGMIGGLGGFFGPIIFGYLLTATGVWSSSWIFILLLSAACLIWMHITVTKIMNEKQPILSKEMDRK, from the coding sequence ATGTCAACAACAAATTCCCTTTCAGTATCACACCGAATTTTATTTCTAAACACTTTAGCATTTACGGTGTGTTTCGCTTGTTGGACTCTTAATGGAGTTCTGGTGACCTTTTTAGTAGATAACGGAATTTTCAAATGGGACGTTGTCCAAGTAGGATGGCTCTTAGGAATTCCGATTTTAACCGGTTCTATTATGCGCCTGCCAATAGGAATATTAACCGATAAATTTGGTGGGAAATACGTATTCTCTTTATTACTCCTTCTCTGCTCTATTCCCTTGTTTCTTTTACCGTTTGCAGACAGTTTTTTCATGTTTGCCTTACTAAGCTTTCTCTTTGGAATGGTCGGAACAAGTTTTGCTGTTGGCATCGGATTTACATCTATCTGGTATCCAAAAGAATGGCAAGGAAGAGCATTGGGAATCTTTGGAATGGGAAATGCCGGTGCGGCAATCACGACATTTTTGGCTCCATCACTGTTAAACCAATTCTCAATCGATGATCCTCAAAACGGCTGGAAACTCCTTCCTGTTCTATACGGAGCAACATTAGTAATAATTGGTATCATCTTTTTGATTTTTACAAAAAATAAGAAAAACGAAAACCAAACCAAGAGCGTTCCTCAAATGTTGCAATCCTTAAAATGTGCAAGAGTTTGGCGTTTTGGAGCTTACTATTTCTTGGTATTTGGATGCTTTGTCGCTTATTCACAATGGTTGTTACCAAACTTTATGAATGTATATCAAACGAGTTTGGTAATGGGCGGACTGTTTGCAACAATGTTCAGTTTACCATCTGGAGTAATTCGCGCCTTTGGTGGATTTTTATCCGATAAATTTGGAGCCCGAAAAGTAATGTATTGGGTTTTGAGTTCATCTGTAATTCTAAGTGCTTTGTTAATGGTTCCAAAAATGGATATCTCCACCTCCGGGCCTGGCGTTATGGCAACCAAAAAAGGTATCATCACAGCAGTGTCTAGCACTCTTGTAAAAGTGGGCGAAAAAGAATTCCCGATTATAACCAAAGTAAACAAACCTATCGAAAATACCATATTCCCAACCCGAAATTCTTGGCAACAAGTAGTAGTCTCCGAAAATCAAGAAGTGAAGAAAAAAGAGCTTATCGCCAAAGGAATAACCGACATCCATTTTAGTGCCAATATGTGGGTGTATCTTGTATTAGTTATTCTTATCGGGATTTCTTGGGGAATAGGAAAAGCGGCGGTTTACAAACACATTCCTGAATATTTTCCGACTGAAGTGGGTGTTGTAGGCGGAATGGTTGGAATGATTGGAGGTCTTGGCGGTTTCTTTGGTCCAATTATCTTTGGCTATCTACTGACCGCAACCGGGGTTTGGTCAAGTTCTTGGATTTTCATATTACTTTTATCAGCCGCCTGTTTGATTTGGATGCACATAACTGTTACCAAAATCATGAACGAAAAACAGCCCATTCTTTCCAAAGAAATGGATCGAAAATAA
- a CDS encoding rubredoxin, whose amino-acid sequence MELTRLIVKGGVISPGELREIVNMALEQGLEAISFGSRQDIIFPKGFKNNTLEKIGKHHFVLPNEKSGNNIVSSYVSTDIFPNTPWLTGNKFLYILEQFKEQPKLKVNITDPKQQLVPLFTGHINFIASHHEDYWFLYVRLPKWDKMELFPVLIYSWDIGKIYYEIEKTLQEEPNTVDMIFQLMGDLDTNNRTIDQPLNIPFYPFPYYEGMNKLGIDQYWLGLYWRNNLYDLEFLKEMCDLCFDCKIGKICITPWKSFIVKGIPKDRKLDWEKFLGKKGINVRHSLLELNWHLPVATEWALNLKTFLVRTLDQFDISTYGLTFGLSDYNRDGHYFTSVVIEKNESPKDLESIKIRDTFNILHAKNFDPNTREYIVHAQDVDKLELPNILIELSKKYFGELGNSVLEFQNTSTKKETKAQDIHQCPDCLTVYNSEYGDVTQGIEKGTLFEHLPKDYCCPLCETSKNNFITLTETTV is encoded by the coding sequence ATGGAATTAACAAGACTCATAGTAAAAGGCGGAGTAATATCTCCGGGAGAATTACGGGAAATTGTAAATATGGCACTGGAACAGGGTCTTGAAGCCATTTCTTTTGGTTCGAGACAAGACATTATATTCCCAAAAGGATTCAAAAATAACACACTCGAAAAAATCGGGAAACACCATTTTGTTTTGCCCAACGAAAAAAGTGGCAATAACATTGTTTCTTCCTATGTATCGACAGATATTTTCCCGAATACACCTTGGCTCACAGGGAACAAATTCCTTTACATATTGGAACAATTCAAGGAACAGCCTAAACTCAAAGTCAACATAACCGACCCAAAACAACAACTCGTTCCGCTGTTCACAGGCCATATTAACTTTATCGCTTCGCACCACGAAGACTACTGGTTTCTGTATGTTCGTTTGCCAAAATGGGACAAAATGGAGCTTTTCCCCGTATTGATTTACAGTTGGGACATTGGCAAAATCTACTACGAAATCGAAAAAACATTACAGGAAGAACCCAATACGGTCGACATGATTTTTCAACTCATGGGCGATTTGGACACCAATAACAGAACCATCGACCAACCGCTGAACATTCCGTTTTACCCTTTCCCTTATTACGAAGGCATGAACAAACTCGGAATTGATCAATACTGGCTCGGACTCTACTGGCGCAACAATCTTTACGACCTGGAATTTCTCAAAGAAATGTGTGATTTGTGTTTCGACTGCAAAATCGGAAAAATATGTATCACCCCCTGGAAATCCTTCATCGTAAAAGGAATCCCAAAAGACCGCAAACTCGATTGGGAAAAATTCTTGGGCAAAAAAGGAATCAACGTCCGTCACTCTTTATTAGAACTCAACTGGCATTTACCGGTGGCAACAGAATGGGCTTTGAACCTCAAAACCTTCCTCGTGCGCACCCTCGACCAGTTCGACATCAGTACGTATGGGCTTACCTTCGGCCTATCCGATTATAACCGTGACGGCCATTATTTCACTTCGGTGGTAATCGAAAAAAACGAATCACCAAAAGACCTCGAATCCATCAAAATAAGGGATACATTCAACATTTTGCACGCCAAAAATTTTGACCCAAACACTCGCGAATACATCGTACATGCACAAGATGTCGACAAACTCGAACTGCCCAATATCCTGATAGAACTCAGTAAAAAATACTTTGGCGAACTAGGCAACAGCGTACTCGAATTCCAAAACACAAGTACCAAAAAAGAAACCAAAGCTCAGGACATTCATCAATGTCCGGACTGCTTAACGGTCTATAACTCAGAATACGGCGATGTCACACAGGGGATCGAGAAAGGAACACTTTTCGAGCATCTCCCCAAAGATTATTGCTGTCCGCTCTGCGAAACCTCAAAAAATAATTTCATTACATTAACCGAAACGACGGTATAA
- a CDS encoding DUF4202 domain-containing protein, protein MKTIPFLNASAWIDSENEADPNSEIYQDVTYPKELLYSERMYERLMAFKPDASEAVQIAAKAQHICRWKIARESYPMDRVGYLKWREDLKKFHAKLTSEILKKAGYEDAFIDRVSFLIEKKLLKKDEETQLLEDVVCLVFLEFYLDPFVHKHDTEKLKNIILKTWNKMSEKGHEEALKINYTPENLQLIKESLGL, encoded by the coding sequence ATGAAAACTATCCCCTTTTTGAACGCCAGCGCGTGGATTGATTCCGAAAACGAGGCCGATCCAAACAGCGAAATTTATCAAGATGTAACCTATCCAAAAGAGTTATTATATTCCGAAAGAATGTATGAAAGGCTGATGGCCTTTAAGCCAGACGCATCCGAAGCCGTTCAGATTGCGGCTAAAGCACAGCACATTTGTCGATGGAAAATTGCAAGAGAGTCTTATCCCATGGATCGTGTGGGATACTTAAAATGGCGAGAGGATTTAAAAAAATTTCATGCCAAACTCACTTCCGAAATATTGAAAAAAGCCGGTTACGAAGATGCATTTATTGACCGCGTTTCTTTTTTGATCGAAAAAAAATTACTTAAAAAAGACGAAGAAACGCAACTATTAGAAGATGTTGTCTGTTTGGTTTTTCTTGAATTTTACCTCGATCCGTTCGTTCATAAACACGACACCGAAAAACTAAAAAACATCATCCTGAAAACCTGGAACAAAATGTCTGAAAAAGGACATGAGGAAGCGTTAAAAATAAATTATACACCAGAAAACCTTCAATTGATAAAAGAATCTTTAGGATTGTAG
- a CDS encoding nitrate reductase: MQNTEIKTTCSYCGVGCGIIVKNDSKNGVTVTGDKNHPVNRGMLCSKGMNLHYVVNDTSDRILYPEMRWSRSHPKERVSWDAALDRAAAVFSSIIKKHGPDSVGFYISGQCLTEEYYLVNKLVKGFLKTNNIDTNSRLCMSSAVAGYKKTFGEDSVPIAYADIELADTFLITGANPAFCHPILFRRLEQHKEKNPKTKIIVVDPRRTDSAMAADLHLQIFPGTDIILYHAIGRRLIEKGFVDFDFIGNHTENFSAYKDLVMGSSYEKASKLCGVSVDDIHTAADIIGKAKGFISMWAMGLNQSAIGVDKNTALLNLSLITGQIGKPGSGPFSLTGQPNAMGGREVGGMANLLAVHKELNNPEHRKEVADFWGIDAISEKPGLTATEMFDALESGKMKAIWIICTNPMVSLPDARRAEKALQNAKFVVVQDISHNADTAKFADVLLPAAGWLEKEGTMTNSERRISYLPKGINAPGEALSDVEILLAFAKKMKFSGFNFNNTEAVYKEYCLMTKGTNIDVSYLNYSRLKNEGTFQWPVPDYGHPGTPRLFADRKFFTPSQKAIFNIPTSIENTSEPPSDQYPFILTTGRIRDQWHTMTKTGKVSRLMTHTPSPVLEINPIDAYKSKIKNGDIVVVSSKNGEVRVKAKVTDTIKEGVLFLPMHWGKQLDNDLNRTNNLTNTIVDPISKEPDFKYTTVAVTKYVKPFQKIAVVGAGAAAFRFIQNYREINTSDEIIVFSNEENPFYNRVLLPEYMTGEFTWESLLKIKSDGMSQLNITMKSGVAIENINSTDKTITDSKGTIHQFDTLIMATGSRPFVPENAQLHLPGRFTIRKKNDADRLKNYLDETNLPTEEQHVVIVGGGLLGLELAAALKHKKVKITIIQRASRLMERQLDRISSKLLAEEVQQRDIQIYFDNEVSTVFETDNANELEIALKSGRILTANAIVYTIGTIPNIELAKETGLACGRGVKVNQYLQTSHPDIFAIGEIAEFNSQLFGITSAAEEQADILANFIAGDISSFYKGSILMNILKLEDINLCSIGQIEVPENDDSYEEIVFADLGKRYYKKCIVKNDLLIGAILMGDKNEFAEFKTMIESKIELADKRNTLLRGSGSEAKPVIGKLVCSCSQVGSGNIEDCIKSGVTNFTELCKTTGAGLGCGSCKTEVKEILAKVK; the protein is encoded by the coding sequence ATGCAAAATACAGAAATCAAAACTACGTGTTCCTATTGTGGAGTAGGATGCGGAATTATTGTAAAAAATGATTCTAAAAATGGAGTGACGGTTACAGGTGACAAAAATCATCCCGTAAACAGAGGAATGCTTTGTTCCAAAGGGATGAACTTGCATTATGTAGTCAACGACACATCCGACAGGATACTGTACCCCGAAATGAGATGGAGTAGATCGCACCCAAAAGAAAGAGTCAGTTGGGATGCCGCATTAGACCGCGCTGCTGCAGTTTTTTCTTCTATTATAAAAAAACACGGGCCTGACAGTGTTGGTTTTTATATCTCCGGACAATGTTTGACCGAAGAATATTATTTAGTCAACAAACTCGTAAAAGGTTTTCTGAAAACCAATAATATAGACACAAATTCGAGACTTTGCATGAGTTCGGCGGTGGCGGGTTACAAAAAAACCTTTGGAGAAGATTCTGTGCCGATTGCTTATGCCGATATTGAATTGGCAGACACTTTCCTGATTACAGGAGCAAATCCTGCTTTTTGTCACCCAATTCTGTTTAGAAGACTGGAACAACACAAAGAAAAAAATCCAAAAACAAAAATTATCGTTGTCGATCCAAGACGTACAGATTCGGCCATGGCTGCCGATTTGCACTTACAGATATTTCCAGGAACAGACATCATTTTGTACCATGCCATAGGAAGACGCCTTATCGAAAAAGGCTTCGTTGATTTTGATTTTATAGGAAACCATACCGAGAATTTTAGTGCATACAAAGACCTCGTAATGGGAAGTTCTTATGAAAAAGCATCCAAATTATGTGGCGTTTCGGTAGATGACATTCATACCGCCGCCGATATTATTGGCAAAGCCAAAGGTTTCATATCCATGTGGGCAATGGGATTGAACCAAAGCGCCATTGGAGTGGATAAAAATACTGCTTTGCTCAACCTTTCACTTATAACCGGACAGATTGGGAAACCGGGTTCAGGTCCTTTTTCACTAACGGGACAACCCAACGCAATGGGTGGCCGTGAAGTGGGTGGAATGGCAAATTTACTTGCCGTTCACAAAGAGCTAAACAACCCGGAGCACCGAAAGGAAGTGGCTGATTTTTGGGGAATCGATGCCATTTCCGAAAAGCCGGGATTGACTGCAACCGAAATGTTCGACGCTTTGGAATCAGGAAAAATGAAAGCCATTTGGATCATCTGTACCAACCCGATGGTGAGTTTACCTGATGCCCGAAGAGCCGAAAAAGCATTGCAAAATGCCAAATTTGTTGTCGTTCAAGACATCTCTCATAATGCCGATACGGCCAAGTTTGCCGATGTATTGCTGCCTGCCGCCGGATGGCTCGAAAAAGAAGGAACAATGACCAACTCGGAACGACGCATTTCCTATTTGCCAAAAGGAATTAATGCTCCGGGAGAAGCTTTGTCTGATGTGGAAATTCTATTGGCTTTCGCCAAAAAAATGAAATTCTCCGGTTTCAATTTCAATAATACCGAGGCCGTTTACAAAGAATATTGCCTAATGACGAAAGGCACAAACATTGACGTTTCATACCTTAATTATTCCCGACTCAAAAACGAAGGCACTTTTCAATGGCCTGTCCCCGATTATGGACATCCAGGTACTCCCCGATTATTTGCCGACAGAAAATTCTTTACGCCTTCGCAAAAAGCAATTTTCAATATCCCGACCAGTATCGAAAACACCTCGGAACCGCCGTCTGACCAATATCCGTTTATATTGACCACAGGACGTATCCGTGACCAATGGCACACGATGACCAAAACCGGCAAAGTGTCCCGATTGATGACGCACACTCCTAGCCCCGTTCTGGAAATAAATCCCATAGATGCTTACAAAAGCAAAATAAAAAATGGAGACATCGTTGTTGTGAGCAGTAAAAACGGTGAAGTTCGTGTCAAAGCCAAAGTAACCGACACGATCAAGGAGGGTGTTTTGTTTCTGCCAATGCATTGGGGAAAACAATTGGATAACGACCTGAACAGAACCAACAACCTAACAAACACAATTGTTGATCCAATTTCCAAAGAACCTGATTTTAAATACACTACGGTAGCGGTTACCAAATACGTAAAACCGTTCCAAAAAATCGCTGTTGTAGGCGCGGGAGCCGCGGCTTTTCGTTTTATTCAAAATTACAGGGAAATCAATACTTCTGACGAAATTATTGTTTTCTCCAATGAAGAAAATCCTTTCTACAACCGTGTTTTACTACCGGAATATATGACAGGAGAATTTACTTGGGAAAGCCTTTTGAAAATAAAAAGCGATGGCATGAGTCAATTGAATATCACAATGAAATCGGGTGTTGCCATCGAAAACATAAATTCAACCGACAAAACAATAACCGACAGCAAAGGAACCATTCATCAATTTGACACTTTGATTATGGCTACCGGAAGCCGTCCTTTTGTTCCTGAAAATGCTCAGTTGCACCTGCCGGGACGTTTTACCATCCGAAAAAAGAATGATGCCGACCGATTAAAAAATTATCTTGACGAAACCAATCTACCAACCGAAGAACAACACGTAGTAATTGTAGGTGGCGGATTATTGGGACTTGAATTAGCTGCAGCATTAAAACACAAAAAAGTAAAAATAACAATCATACAAAGAGCGTCCCGATTGATGGAACGCCAACTGGATCGAATTTCCAGTAAATTATTGGCCGAAGAAGTGCAACAACGCGACATTCAAATCTATTTTGATAACGAAGTCAGCACCGTGTTTGAAACCGATAATGCCAACGAACTAGAAATTGCCCTGAAAAGCGGACGAATACTTACTGCCAATGCCATTGTGTACACCATTGGAACTATTCCGAATATTGAATTGGCCAAAGAAACTGGTCTGGCTTGCGGGCGTGGCGTAAAAGTTAACCAATACCTACAAACCTCCCACCCTGACATTTTTGCCATTGGAGAAATAGCCGAATTCAACAGCCAATTGTTCGGAATCACCTCAGCCGCCGAAGAACAGGCCGATATTTTAGCAAACTTTATTGCCGGGGATATCAGCAGTTTTTACAAAGGATCGATTTTGATGAATATCCTAAAATTGGAAGACATCAATCTATGTTCTATTGGCCAAATCGAAGTGCCTGAAAACGACGATTCCTACGAAGAAATTGTTTTTGCCGACTTAGGGAAACGCTATTATAAAAAATGTATCGTCAAGAACGACCTCCTCATTGGTGCCATCCTTATGGGAGACAAAAATGAGTTTGCCGAATTCAAAACAATGATTGAAAGCAAAATCGAATTGGCCGACAAACGAAACACCTTATTAAGAGGAAGCGGTTCTGAAGCCAAACCCGTAATTGGAAAACTCGTTTGTTCCTGCAGTCAGGTAGGAAGTGGCAACATCGAGGATTGCATCAAAAGCGGCGTCACCAATTTCACCGAACTTTGCAAAACCACCGGAGCGGGACTCGGCTGCGGAAGCTGCAAAACAGAAGTAAAGGAGATATTAGCGAAGGTGAAGTAG
- a CDS encoding sensor histidine kinase, whose product MYLFALITIAVTVLLSQLLIQYNLNKQLSDSRIINISGKQRMLSQKLTKEILILNFITDSLQKKEKINQISKTISEWKFNHYSLINGNDSLGFPKDKNQILIQYFEDIKPNFEALLKASNTFLENKKSNQNESENKKLVQTILDNGAVFLSKMNRIVGEYDKEALEKVTLQTKTEYAILAFTLLVLLLEFIFIFKPTNKKVELLISNLLSSERKAIKLAQDTEIISEAKENSVKELKSLNYAMENTLLYCRIATDGTIIHIGEKFSKLIQYNPFLSNKKLGEVLTPIEKEQLFIDRIVLENHRRGWQGELNITNRNEQSLWLDLSMVPVTIKKDESELLIICFDITDRKKAVQEVERLNAANIADKLSQQKVISSKIVENQENEQNRIAREIHDGIGQMLTGLKFSLESINLDDKEKSTVKIEYLKKLTLDIIKGVRTATFNLMPPELSDHGINSALAKLTLELSKLTGKNILFYNKTDFNSRLDSLIEINIYRLTQEAINNAIKYADSTHIIVQLSHSASLLSITIDDNGKGFDINAVEKKRNSESGMGLLFMKERIQYINGRVFFNSIPNEGTRITFNIPI is encoded by the coding sequence ATGTATTTATTCGCCTTAATTACTATTGCCGTGACGGTTCTTTTGAGCCAACTCCTCATTCAGTACAACCTCAACAAGCAGCTCAGCGATTCTAGGATAATAAACATTTCGGGAAAGCAGAGAATGCTCAGTCAGAAATTGACCAAAGAAATTTTGATACTCAATTTCATTACTGATTCCTTGCAAAAGAAAGAAAAAATCAACCAGATTTCTAAAACGATATCCGAGTGGAAATTCAACCATTATTCTCTGATAAACGGAAATGATAGCCTCGGATTTCCAAAAGACAAAAATCAAATCCTGATTCAATATTTTGAAGATATAAAACCCAACTTCGAAGCATTGCTCAAGGCCAGCAATACTTTTCTGGAGAACAAAAAAAGCAATCAAAACGAATCAGAAAACAAAAAACTGGTTCAGACTATTCTTGACAATGGAGCAGTTTTTCTTTCGAAAATGAACCGAATTGTGGGCGAATACGACAAAGAAGCCCTAGAAAAGGTAACCCTTCAAACCAAAACCGAATACGCCATTCTTGCTTTTACGCTTTTGGTTTTATTATTGGAATTTATTTTCATTTTCAAACCCACCAACAAAAAAGTCGAGTTATTGATTTCAAATCTTTTGTCATCCGAAAGGAAAGCCATAAAACTGGCGCAAGACACCGAAATCATCAGCGAAGCCAAAGAAAACTCCGTAAAAGAATTAAAATCACTCAATTATGCAATGGAGAACACCTTACTCTATTGCAGAATTGCCACCGACGGAACCATTATTCACATTGGTGAAAAATTTTCAAAATTAATTCAGTACAATCCTTTCCTTTCCAACAAAAAACTGGGTGAAGTACTAACTCCAATCGAAAAAGAACAACTCTTCATTGACCGCATCGTACTCGAAAACCATCGCAGGGGCTGGCAAGGCGAACTAAACATCACCAACCGCAATGAACAATCACTTTGGCTGGATTTATCGATGGTTCCGGTAACAATAAAAAAAGACGAATCAGAACTCTTAATTATCTGTTTCGATATTACCGATCGCAAAAAAGCAGTACAGGAAGTCGAACGGTTAAACGCAGCCAACATTGCTGATAAACTAAGTCAGCAAAAAGTAATTTCGAGCAAAATTGTAGAAAATCAGGAAAACGAACAAAACCGAATCGCAAGAGAAATTCACGACGGAATTGGGCAAATGCTTACAGGCTTAAAATTCAGCCTCGAAAGCATTAATCTGGATGACAAAGAAAAATCAACAGTAAAAATAGAATACCTAAAAAAACTCACGCTCGACATCATCAAGGGTGTTCGTACCGCCACTTTCAACCTGATGCCACCCGAGTTGAGCGACCACGGAATAAACTCGGCTCTAGCCAAACTCACATTGGAACTTTCTAAACTTACCGGAAAGAATATTCTTTTTTACAACAAAACCGATTTCAACAGCCGATTGGATTCCTTAATCGAAATAAACATTTACAGATTAACTCAGGAGGCCATCAACAATGCCATCAAATACGCAGATTCCACCCATATCATAGTGCAACTATCACACAGTGCTTCCCTGCTGAGCATCACCATCGACGATAACGGAAAAGGATTTGATATCAATGCCGTTGAAAAAAAGAGAAACTCCGAATCCGGAATGGGACTGCTTTTCATGAAAGAAAGAATCCAATATATAAACGGTCGTGTTTTCTTCAATTCAATTCCAAATGAAGGAACAAGAATTACATTTAATATACCTATTTAA
- the nirD gene encoding nitrite reductase small subunit NirD: MEELLSQYKTVNSSEVKIWFKAGNVKDFPSNRGGCIKYKNKQIAVFNFERRNAWYACQNACPHKMEMVLSRGMTGSTDGIPKIACPMHKKTFSLIDGSNLNGEEYSIATYPVKVEGDEVFVGFLE; the protein is encoded by the coding sequence ATGGAAGAACTATTAAGCCAATACAAAACGGTAAACTCAAGCGAAGTGAAAATTTGGTTCAAAGCTGGAAACGTCAAAGATTTTCCAAGTAATAGAGGTGGTTGTATCAAGTACAAAAACAAACAAATCGCGGTTTTTAACTTCGAAAGAAGAAACGCATGGTATGCTTGTCAAAATGCCTGCCCGCATAAAATGGAAATGGTTTTATCCCGCGGAATGACAGGTTCTACCGATGGCATCCCGAAAATTGCTTGTCCCATGCACAAAAAAACATTTTCATTAATTGATGGCTCAAATTTGAATGGTGAAGAGTACTCAATCGCCACTTATCCTGTAAAAGTGGAAGGCGATGAAGTATTCGTTGGGTTTTTAGAATAA